The Xanthomonas sontii genome contains a region encoding:
- a CDS encoding phosphoadenylyl-sulfate reductase, translated as MSALPAASQDASANAPVPALDLDAANALLATLSAPERVAWALQHGPAEAALSSSFGAQSAATLHLLTRQRPDIPVILIDTGYLFAETYRFADALTERLKLNLKIYRPLVSRAWMEARHGRLWEQGMVGIEQYNNLRKVEPMRRALDELRVGTWFTGLRRSQSDSRAQTPFVQKRGERYKINPIADWSDRDLWQYMQQHDLPYHPLWEQGYVSIGDFHTTRRWEPGMREEDTRFFGLKRECGIHEDL; from the coding sequence ATGAGCGCTCTGCCCGCCGCCTCCCAAGACGCCTCCGCCAACGCACCGGTGCCGGCCCTGGATCTCGATGCCGCCAATGCGCTGCTGGCGACGCTGTCCGCGCCGGAGCGCGTGGCCTGGGCGTTGCAGCACGGCCCGGCCGAAGCGGCGCTGTCGTCCAGCTTCGGCGCGCAATCGGCCGCCACACTGCACCTGCTGACCCGGCAGCGACCGGACATCCCGGTGATCCTGATCGACACCGGCTACCTGTTCGCCGAGACCTACCGCTTCGCCGACGCGCTGACCGAGCGGCTCAAGCTCAACCTCAAGATCTATCGCCCGCTGGTCAGCCGCGCCTGGATGGAAGCGCGCCACGGCCGCCTGTGGGAACAGGGCATGGTCGGCATCGAGCAGTACAACAATCTGCGCAAGGTCGAGCCGATGCGCCGCGCCCTGGACGAACTGAGGGTCGGCACCTGGTTCACCGGCCTGCGCCGCAGCCAGTCCGACAGCCGCGCGCAGACCCCGTTCGTGCAGAAGCGCGGCGAGCGCTACAAGATCAATCCGATCGCCGACTGGAGCGATCGCGACCTGTGGCAATACATGCAGCAGCACGACCTGCCCTATCACCCGCTGTGGGAACAGGGCTACGTCTCCATCGGCGATTTCCACACCACCCGCCGCTGGGAACCGGGCATGCGCGAGGAAGACACCCGCTTCTTCGGCCTCAAGCGCGAGTGCGGGATCCACGAGGATCTGTGA
- a CDS encoding PepSY domain-containing protein, whose translation MATHSPASAVAPARFYRAVWRWHFYAGLLVLPLLVWLALTGAAFVYQQPIDGYFHRALKTVPVPAHAQTLAPQRLLDAALAAQPGHALRYTTPPRRDASAEVTIATADGRREVVYVDPYRARVLGQLPEHGTVAWTIRRLHSLDYVGWFANALIEVAAGWAILLVFTGVYLWWPRGRRGGVTTVRGRPAQRLFWRDLHALTGSVVGVLLLFLALTGMPWSWFWGAQVNRLANGHHYGYPSGLRVDLPMSTQRLSDSEVPAWSLRQARLPQSSPPAADPHAAHGAHGGMADMPDAMPAAGAIGLDAAVARFQARGIAPGYSVALPRGVRGVYTASVYPPDLAQQRVIHLDQYSGQVLLDMRYADYGPLAKTLEWGINVHLGQEYGVLNQIVLIVACLGIVLLCVSAAVMWWKRRPQGGLGVPPLPADRRTLRGVVALLVLGGMLFPLVGVSLLLMLALDWVLVLRREPVVGA comes from the coding sequence ATGGCGACGCACTCTCCCGCTTCCGCTGTGGCGCCGGCACGCTTCTACCGCGCCGTGTGGCGCTGGCATTTCTATGCCGGCCTGCTGGTACTGCCGCTGCTGGTCTGGCTGGCGTTGACCGGTGCGGCCTTCGTCTATCAGCAGCCGATCGACGGCTACTTCCACCGCGCGCTGAAGACCGTGCCGGTACCCGCCCACGCGCAGACGCTGGCGCCGCAGCGGCTGCTGGACGCGGCGCTGGCCGCGCAACCGGGCCACGCACTGCGCTACACCACGCCGCCGCGGCGCGATGCCTCGGCGGAAGTGACCATCGCCACCGCCGATGGCCGCCGCGAGGTCGTGTACGTGGACCCGTACCGGGCGCGGGTGCTGGGGCAGTTGCCCGAGCACGGCACCGTGGCCTGGACGATCCGCCGCCTGCACAGCCTCGACTACGTCGGCTGGTTCGCCAATGCGCTGATCGAGGTGGCCGCTGGCTGGGCGATCCTGCTGGTGTTCACCGGCGTGTACCTGTGGTGGCCGCGCGGGCGCCGCGGCGGCGTGACCACGGTGCGCGGGCGGCCGGCGCAGCGGCTGTTCTGGCGCGATCTGCATGCGCTTACCGGCAGCGTGGTCGGGGTGCTGCTGCTGTTCCTGGCGCTGACCGGGATGCCGTGGTCGTGGTTCTGGGGCGCGCAGGTCAACCGCCTGGCCAATGGTCATCACTACGGCTATCCGTCCGGGCTGCGGGTGGACCTGCCGATGTCGACGCAGCGGCTGAGCGACAGCGAGGTGCCGGCGTGGTCGCTACGCCAGGCGCGCCTGCCGCAGTCGTCGCCGCCGGCCGCGGACCCGCACGCGGCGCACGGCGCGCATGGCGGCATGGCCGACATGCCGGACGCCATGCCGGCGGCGGGCGCGATCGGCCTGGATGCGGCGGTGGCGCGGTTCCAGGCGCGCGGCATCGCACCGGGCTACAGCGTGGCGCTGCCGCGCGGCGTGCGTGGGGTCTATACCGCTTCGGTGTATCCGCCGGACCTGGCGCAGCAACGGGTGATCCATCTGGACCAGTACAGCGGCCAGGTGCTGCTGGATATGCGCTATGCAGACTACGGCCCGCTGGCCAAGACGCTGGAGTGGGGCATCAACGTGCACCTGGGCCAGGAGTACGGTGTGCTCAACCAGATCGTGCTGATCGTGGCCTGCCTGGGCATCGTGCTGCTGTGCGTGAGCGCGGCGGTGATGTGGTGGAAGCGGCGCCCGCAGGGCGGGCTCGGGGTGCCGCCGCTGCCTGCGGACCGGCGCACGCTGCGCGGCGTGGTCGCGCTGCTGGTGCTGGGCGGGATGCTGTTTCCGCTGGTGGGTGTGTCCTTGCTGCTGATGCTGGCGCTGGACTGGGTGCTGGTGCTGCGGCGGGAGCCGGTGGTGGGGGCTTAG
- the cysD gene encoding sulfate adenylyltransferase subunit CysD has translation MSAFPLSHLDRLEAESIHILREVAAEFRNPVLLYSVGKDSSVLLHLLLKAFAPAPPPIPLLHVDTRWKFREMIAFRDRRAAETGVELRVHINPDGVAQDVGPFSHGASVHTDVMKTQALKQALDLWKFDAAIGGARRDEEKARAKERVFSFRNAHHRWDPKQQRPELWNLYNPRIHPGESVRVFPLSNWTELDIWLYIYREAIPVVPLYFAAERPVVERDGALIMVDDARLPLRPGETPQLRRVRFRTLGCYPLTGAIESQADTLEKIIAEMLQATTSERQGRIIDQDPGASMEQKKVEGYF, from the coding sequence ATGAGTGCGTTCCCCCTGTCCCACCTCGACCGCCTCGAGGCCGAGAGCATCCACATCCTGCGCGAGGTCGCTGCCGAGTTCCGCAACCCGGTGTTGCTGTATTCGGTCGGCAAGGACAGCTCGGTGCTGCTGCACCTGCTGCTCAAGGCGTTCGCGCCGGCGCCGCCGCCGATCCCGCTGCTGCACGTGGACACGCGCTGGAAGTTCCGCGAGATGATCGCCTTCCGCGACCGCCGCGCCGCCGAGACCGGCGTGGAGCTGCGCGTGCACATCAATCCCGACGGCGTCGCCCAGGACGTCGGCCCGTTCAGCCACGGCGCCAGCGTGCACACCGACGTGATGAAGACCCAGGCGCTCAAGCAGGCGCTGGACCTGTGGAAGTTCGATGCCGCCATCGGCGGCGCGCGCCGCGACGAGGAGAAGGCGCGCGCCAAGGAGCGCGTGTTCTCGTTCCGCAACGCGCACCACCGCTGGGATCCTAAGCAGCAGCGTCCGGAGCTGTGGAATCTGTACAACCCGCGCATCCATCCCGGCGAGAGCGTGCGCGTGTTCCCGCTGTCCAACTGGACCGAGCTGGACATCTGGCTGTACATCTACCGCGAAGCGATTCCGGTGGTGCCGCTGTACTTCGCCGCCGAGCGCCCGGTGGTGGAGCGCGACGGCGCGCTGATCATGGTCGACGACGCGCGCCTGCCGCTGCGTCCCGGCGAAACCCCGCAACTGCGGCGCGTGCGCTTCCGCACCCTCGGCTGCTACCCGCTGACCGGCGCGATCGAGTCGCAGGCCGACACCCTGGAGAAGATCATCGCCGAGATGCTGCAGGCCACCACCTCCGAACGCCAGGGCCGGATCATCGACCAGGATCCGGGCGCGTCGATGGAGCAGAAGAAGGTGGAGGGGTATTTCTGA
- a CDS encoding assimilatory sulfite reductase (NADPH) flavoprotein subunit gives MTAASPALPPSPLPEERKALLARTVEGLDAAGLWWLSGYAAGLAQAQGPATPALAVVTGAAASPSPAPQLSIVYGSQTGNARRAAEQVAAEAEAAGLAVRLLRADAYPTRELGNERLLYVVISTQGEGDPPDDAIGFVEFLQSRRAPKLPQLQYAVLGLGDSSYADFCGIARRLDARLAELGAQRLLPLGEADLEIETVAAPWRAQALAQARDVLGRHTPAAPSATVTPLRGTAATAWSRTQPFAAEVLANQPISGRDFKGPRYAAHGPADKDVRHLELSLAGSGLHYEPGDALGVRHRNPPALVEAVLTATRLDGHAELTADGQTLSLYEWLSGHRELTRASRPLLSAVAERAGATALTELLDPTQTAGLAALLADHQVIDVLRRWPADWDHAALLQALRPMVPRLYSIASSRKRVGDEAHLTVDVLAYDAHGHAHGGAASGYLAALAEGDSAPVYIEPNERFRVPADASRDILMIGPGTGVAPFRGFVQERAESGASGRNWLFFGARHFNRDFLYQAEWQQALRSGELHRLDLAFSRDVQPLRGTAAPAKVYVQQRLREHGRAVYDWLQNGAHLYVCGAIAMGKDVHATLLHIVAEHGARSPEDAAAYLSQLQREGRYARDVY, from the coding sequence ATGACCGCCGCCTCGCCCGCGTTGCCGCCCAGCCCCTTGCCCGAGGAGCGCAAGGCACTGCTGGCGCGGACCGTGGAGGGCCTGGACGCGGCCGGCCTGTGGTGGCTGTCCGGCTACGCCGCCGGCCTGGCCCAGGCGCAGGGGCCGGCGACGCCGGCGCTGGCCGTGGTCACCGGTGCCGCCGCGTCACCCTCGCCCGCGCCGCAGTTGAGCATCGTCTACGGCAGCCAGACCGGCAACGCGCGCCGCGCCGCCGAACAGGTGGCCGCCGAGGCCGAAGCCGCCGGGCTGGCGGTGCGCCTGCTGCGCGCCGATGCCTACCCCACGCGCGAACTGGGCAACGAACGCCTGCTGTACGTGGTCATCAGCACCCAGGGCGAGGGCGACCCGCCGGACGATGCGATCGGCTTCGTCGAGTTCCTGCAGAGCCGGCGCGCGCCAAAGCTGCCGCAGCTGCAGTACGCCGTGCTCGGCCTGGGCGATTCCAGCTACGCCGATTTCTGCGGCATCGCCCGGCGCCTGGATGCACGCCTGGCCGAACTCGGCGCGCAGCGCCTGCTGCCGCTGGGCGAGGCCGACCTGGAGATCGAGACGGTCGCGGCGCCATGGCGCGCGCAGGCGCTGGCGCAGGCGCGCGACGTGCTGGGCCGCCACACGCCCGCGGCGCCGTCGGCCACGGTGACCCCGCTGCGCGGCACCGCGGCGACGGCTTGGAGCCGCACCCAGCCGTTCGCCGCCGAGGTGCTGGCCAACCAGCCGATCAGCGGCCGCGACTTCAAGGGACCGCGCTACGCCGCGCACGGCCCGGCCGACAAGGACGTACGCCACCTGGAGCTGTCGCTGGCCGGCAGCGGCCTGCACTACGAACCCGGCGATGCCCTGGGCGTGCGCCATCGCAACCCGCCTGCGCTGGTCGAGGCGGTGTTGACCGCGACGCGACTGGACGGTCACGCCGAGCTCACCGCCGATGGGCAGACACTGTCCCTGTACGAGTGGCTCAGCGGCCACCGCGAACTGACCCGGGCCTCGCGCCCGTTGCTCAGCGCGGTCGCCGAACGCGCCGGCGCGACCGCGCTGACCGAGCTGCTCGACCCCACCCAGACCGCCGGCCTGGCGGCGCTGCTCGCCGATCACCAAGTGATCGACGTGCTGCGTCGCTGGCCGGCGGATTGGGACCACGCCGCGCTGCTGCAGGCGCTGCGGCCGATGGTCCCGCGCCTGTACTCGATCGCCTCCAGCCGCAAGCGGGTCGGCGACGAAGCCCACCTCACCGTCGACGTGCTGGCCTACGACGCGCACGGCCATGCGCACGGCGGCGCCGCCAGCGGCTATCTGGCCGCCCTGGCCGAAGGCGACAGCGCGCCGGTGTACATCGAACCCAACGAACGCTTCCGGGTGCCGGCCGACGCCAGCCGCGACATCCTGATGATCGGCCCCGGCACCGGCGTGGCGCCGTTCCGCGGCTTCGTGCAGGAGCGCGCCGAGAGCGGCGCCAGCGGCCGCAACTGGCTGTTCTTCGGCGCCCGCCACTTCAACCGCGACTTCCTCTACCAGGCCGAATGGCAACAGGCGCTGCGCAGCGGCGAACTGCACCGGCTGGACCTGGCGTTCTCGCGCGACGTGCAACCGCTGCGCGGCACTGCCGCCCCGGCCAAGGTGTACGTGCAGCAGCGCCTGCGCGAACACGGCCGCGCGGTCTACGACTGGCTGCAGAACGGCGCGCACCTGTACGTATGCGGGGCCATCGCCATGGGCAAGGACGTGCACGCCACCTTGCTGCACATCGTCGCCGAACACGGCGCCCGCAGCCCCGAGGACGCCGCCGCCTACCTCAGCCAACTGCAGCGGGAGGGGCGGTATGCGCGTGATGTCTATTGA
- the cysN gene encoding sulfate adenylyltransferase subunit CysN: MGWESGAGNRESQVQKQASPPSGASQETAVSIPHSPFPIPVGGDAVAAYLQQHEHKPLLRFITCGSVDDGKSTLIGRLLYDSKRLFDDQLAALGADSKRHGTRGGAIDYALLLDGLAAEREQGITIDVAYRYFDTDRRKFIVADCPGHAQYTRNMATGASTADVAVVLVDASKGVLTQTRRHSYIVALLGIRHVVLAVNKMDLVGFAQATFDAIAAEYRALAAQLGIADVQCIPLSALEGDNLSQRSARTPWYAGPALLEHLEGVQLDARIADSGLRLPVQWVNRPHAQFRGFAGTVAAGAVQPGDAVVVLPSARRAQVAQVLIGADAVPRAVAGQAVTLTLTEEIDVSRGDVIAAAGDPPEVADQFAAHVLWMDDAALLPGRPYWLKIGARTVAASVTEIKHRIDVNTQKRLAAKRLELNEVGYCNLALDQPIAFAPYAQDRALGGFILIDRHSNATVAAGTLDFALRRAGNVHWQHLDVDKAARARIKGQTPKVLWFTGLSGAGKSTIANLVDKRLHALGYHTFILDGDNVRHGLNRDLGFTDEDRVENIRRVAEVARLMTDAGLIVLVSFISPFRAERQLARERFGEGEFLEVFVDVPLPVAEARDVKGLYAKARAGLIPNFTGIDSPYEAPERPELHLHADGDNVEALAAQVLAALGLQD, encoded by the coding sequence ATGGGCTGGGAATCGGGAGCAGGGAATCGGGAATCGCAAGTGCAAAAGCAAGCATCGCCGCCATCTGGCGCGTCGCAGGAGACCGCTGTTTCCATTCCCCATTCCCCATTCCCTATTCCCGTAGGCGGCGACGCAGTCGCCGCCTACCTGCAGCAACACGAACACAAACCGCTGCTGCGCTTCATCACCTGCGGCAGCGTCGACGACGGCAAGAGCACGCTGATCGGTCGCTTGCTGTACGACAGCAAGCGGCTGTTCGACGACCAACTGGCCGCGCTCGGTGCCGACAGCAAGCGCCACGGCACCCGCGGGGGAGCCATCGACTATGCGCTGCTGCTAGACGGCCTGGCCGCCGAGCGCGAGCAGGGCATCACCATCGATGTGGCCTACCGCTATTTCGATACCGACCGGCGCAAGTTCATCGTCGCCGACTGCCCCGGGCATGCGCAGTACACCCGCAACATGGCCACCGGCGCCTCCACCGCCGACGTGGCGGTGGTACTGGTCGATGCGTCCAAGGGCGTGCTGACCCAGACCCGCCGGCACAGCTACATCGTCGCGCTGCTGGGCATCCGCCACGTGGTGCTGGCGGTCAACAAGATGGACCTGGTCGGCTTCGCGCAGGCGACGTTCGACGCGATCGCCGCCGAGTACCGCGCGCTCGCCGCGCAGTTGGGCATCGCCGACGTGCAGTGCATTCCGCTGTCGGCGCTGGAGGGCGACAACCTGTCGCAGCGCTCGGCGCGCACGCCCTGGTATGCCGGCCCGGCGCTGCTCGAACATCTGGAAGGCGTGCAACTGGACGCGCGCATCGCCGACAGCGGGCTGCGTCTGCCGGTGCAGTGGGTCAACCGCCCGCACGCGCAGTTCCGCGGCTTCGCGGGCACCGTGGCGGCCGGCGCGGTGCAGCCCGGCGATGCGGTGGTGGTGCTGCCGTCGGCGCGGCGCGCGCAGGTCGCGCAGGTGCTGATCGGCGCCGATGCGGTGCCGCGCGCGGTCGCCGGGCAGGCAGTGACGCTGACCCTGACCGAGGAGATCGACGTCAGCCGTGGCGATGTGATCGCCGCTGCCGGCGATCCGCCGGAGGTGGCCGACCAGTTCGCCGCGCACGTGCTGTGGATGGACGATGCCGCGCTGCTGCCCGGTCGCCCGTACTGGCTGAAGATCGGCGCGCGCACCGTGGCCGCCAGCGTCACCGAGATCAAGCACCGCATCGATGTCAACACACAGAAGCGGCTGGCGGCCAAGCGCCTGGAACTGAACGAGGTCGGCTACTGCAACCTGGCGCTGGACCAGCCGATCGCCTTCGCCCCGTACGCGCAGGACCGTGCGCTCGGCGGCTTCATCCTGATCGACCGCCACAGCAACGCCACCGTCGCCGCCGGCACCCTGGATTTTGCGCTGCGCCGCGCTGGCAACGTGCACTGGCAGCACCTGGACGTGGACAAGGCCGCGCGCGCGCGGATCAAGGGACAGACACCGAAGGTGCTGTGGTTCACCGGCCTGTCCGGCGCCGGCAAGTCGACCATCGCCAACCTGGTCGACAAGCGCCTGCACGCACTGGGCTACCACACCTTCATCCTCGATGGCGACAACGTGCGCCATGGCCTGAACCGCGATCTGGGCTTCACCGACGAGGATCGCGTGGAGAACATCCGCCGCGTCGCCGAGGTGGCCAGGCTGATGACCGATGCCGGCCTGATCGTGCTGGTCAGCTTCATCTCGCCGTTCCGCGCCGAGCGGCAACTGGCGCGCGAGCGCTTCGGCGAGGGCGAGTTCCTCGAAGTGTTCGTCGACGTGCCGTTGCCGGTGGCCGAGGCGCGCGACGTCAAGGGCCTGTACGCCAAGGCGCGCGCTGGCCTGATTCCCAACTTCACCGGCATCGACTCCCCGTACGAGGCGCCGGAGCGGCCGGAACTGCACCTGCACGCCGATGGCGACAATGTCGAAGCGCTGGCCGCGCAGGTGCTGGCGGCGCTGGGGTTGCAGGACTGA
- the cysI gene encoding assimilatory sulfite reductase (NADPH) hemoprotein subunit, with product MSHSVEDIKHHSQRLRGSLLQSLADPVTGALREDDQTLIKYHGSYQQDDRDLREERRRQKLEPAYQFMIRTRTPGGVVDPVQWLKLDAIATTYGNHSLRVTTRQAFQFHGVIKRELKATMQAINAALIDTLAACGDVNRNVQVAANPLASQAHATLYADAARVSEYLLPNTRAYYEIWLDEEQVAGSGQEDEPIYGNAYLPRKFKIGFALPPVNDVDVFANDLGFIGVLDADGTLAGYNVSLGGGMGASHGDAETYPRVANVVGFIDRAHLLDIATAVVTTQRDLGNRTVRKRARFKYTIDDHGLDTVLAEIERRAGVRLQPTRDFAFEHNGDRAGWQAGEDGRWHLTLSLPAGRIADHADGAQHLSGLRAIAAQLRDTGDGAHFRMTANQNLVIAGIPAAQREAIDALVRAHALDAGNRAPTALARAAMACVALPTCGLAMAEAERYLPAFAAQLQPLLARHGLQDAPILLRLSGCPNGCSRPYLAEIALVGKAPGRYNLMLGGDHRGQRLNTLYRENIAEPEILAALEPLFARYANERHEDERFGDFLHRTGVVELPAYPNHRHLIPSELHA from the coding sequence ATGTCCCACTCCGTCGAAGACATCAAGCACCACAGCCAGCGCTTGCGCGGGTCGCTGCTGCAGAGCCTGGCCGATCCGGTCACCGGGGCGCTGCGCGAGGACGATCAGACCCTGATCAAGTACCACGGCAGCTACCAGCAGGACGACCGCGACCTGCGCGAGGAGCGGCGCCGGCAGAAGCTGGAGCCGGCCTACCAGTTCATGATCCGCACGCGCACCCCGGGTGGGGTGGTCGATCCGGTGCAGTGGCTCAAGCTCGATGCCATCGCCACCACCTACGGCAACCACTCGCTGCGCGTCACCACGCGTCAGGCGTTCCAGTTCCACGGAGTGATCAAGCGCGAGCTGAAGGCGACCATGCAGGCGATCAACGCCGCGCTGATCGACACCCTGGCCGCCTGCGGCGACGTCAACCGCAACGTGCAGGTCGCCGCCAATCCGCTGGCATCGCAGGCACACGCCACGCTCTACGCCGACGCCGCGCGCGTGTCCGAATACCTGCTGCCCAACACCCGCGCCTACTACGAGATCTGGCTGGACGAGGAGCAGGTCGCCGGCAGCGGCCAGGAGGACGAGCCGATCTACGGCAACGCCTACCTGCCGCGCAAGTTCAAGATCGGTTTCGCGCTGCCGCCGGTCAACGACGTGGACGTGTTCGCCAACGATCTGGGCTTCATCGGGGTGCTCGACGCCGACGGCACGCTGGCCGGCTACAACGTCAGCCTCGGCGGCGGCATGGGCGCCAGCCATGGCGATGCGGAGACCTACCCGCGCGTGGCCAACGTGGTCGGCTTCATCGACCGCGCGCACCTGCTCGATATCGCTACCGCGGTGGTGACCACCCAGCGCGACCTGGGCAACCGCACCGTGCGCAAGCGCGCGCGCTTCAAGTACACCATCGACGACCACGGCCTGGACACGGTGCTGGCGGAGATCGAGCGCCGTGCCGGCGTGCGCCTGCAGCCCACGCGCGACTTCGCCTTCGAGCACAACGGCGACCGCGCCGGCTGGCAGGCTGGCGAGGACGGCCGCTGGCACCTGACCCTGTCGCTGCCGGCCGGGCGCATCGCCGACCACGCCGACGGCGCACAGCACCTCAGCGGCCTGCGCGCGATCGCCGCGCAGCTGCGCGACACTGGCGACGGCGCGCACTTCCGCATGACCGCGAACCAGAACCTGGTGATCGCCGGCATCCCCGCGGCGCAACGCGAGGCGATCGACGCGCTGGTGCGCGCGCATGCGCTGGACGCCGGCAACCGCGCACCCACCGCGCTGGCGCGCGCGGCCATGGCCTGCGTGGCCCTGCCCACCTGCGGCCTGGCGATGGCCGAGGCCGAGCGCTACCTGCCGGCCTTCGCCGCGCAGTTGCAGCCATTGCTGGCGCGCCACGGCCTGCAGGACGCGCCGATCCTGCTGCGCCTCTCCGGTTGCCCGAACGGCTGCTCGCGGCCGTACCTGGCCGAGATCGCCCTGGTCGGCAAGGCGCCGGGCCGCTACAACCTGATGCTCGGCGGCGACCACCGCGGCCAGCGCCTCAACACCCTTTACCGCGAGAACATCGCCGAGCCGGAGATCCTCGCCGCGCTGGAACCGCTGTTCGCGCGCTATGCCAACGAGCGGCATGAGGACGAGCGCTTCGGCGATTTCCTGCACCGCACCGGCGTGGTCGAGTTGCCCGCCTATCCCAACCACCGTCACCTGATTCCGTCGGAACTGCACGCATGA
- a CDS encoding TonB-dependent receptor has translation MFRFPAMPPVVACCCVCLAAAAPAHAADAPPGTAGDSVLTLGKVQAVSPLAAGFSARSVFSSVDILGGDLLQDQHVDYSWELLMRAPGVQVTQFKMGTDAGRFSFRGFNGEGRVNAVKLLIDGVPSNDNAGAMPYLDAVFPLDIAAIEIVRGTNDPRYGLNAIAGSVDVLTRSGGNDGRASVTVGSFGTREVQATQGIERGAWSQNYFAAWRDSDGYRDHADARKHAFAGKWFYTDPDGRWRAGLSARDYRNTALEAGYLDYATAQRAPRSSPDYARDDRSQRHTTQVSLHLDARLAETVQGSAKAYRNRYDNQRWVRFTAAGAQQERDTDERQRGVLARLSWRPALARADAFALEGGVDAQWQDNLSQRYRTVARVRTAPLRDWDFDLHTEGAYVQAVLRPTERLQLVPGYRVDRVSGQFRDVASGARYPTYAYGTIRQPKFSAVYALTGQASLYANIGRTFQIGSGNGAYRTQARNLAPSYNDGWETGLKFAGAQQRWDARVAYWEQRASDEVATILGVNGSVGTGEVGNVGKTLRRGWDAQLNLRPDERWTLWLAYSRQRAVIVTPDPSAPATRGKEIENVPHYLANAGIDWQATPRLTLSAWGNAQGDYYVERSNTLGRYGGYALANLGATWRWRAQREVSLQLKNLTDRHYVYAWYDSGSSGYSPGDGRALYATLSWGW, from the coding sequence ATGTTCCGTTTTCCTGCCATGCCACCGGTGGTGGCGTGCTGTTGTGTGTGTCTCGCTGCGGCCGCGCCCGCCCATGCCGCCGACGCGCCGCCCGGCACCGCCGGCGATTCCGTGCTGACCCTGGGCAAGGTCCAGGCCGTCTCGCCGCTCGCCGCCGGTTTCAGCGCGCGCAGCGTGTTCAGTTCCGTCGACATCCTCGGCGGCGACCTGTTGCAGGACCAGCACGTGGACTACAGCTGGGAATTGCTGATGCGCGCGCCCGGCGTGCAGGTGACCCAGTTCAAGATGGGCACCGACGCCGGGCGCTTCTCCTTCCGCGGCTTCAACGGCGAAGGCCGGGTCAATGCGGTCAAGCTGCTGATCGACGGCGTGCCCAGCAACGACAATGCCGGCGCCATGCCGTACCTGGATGCGGTGTTCCCGCTGGACATCGCCGCGATCGAGATCGTGCGCGGCACCAACGACCCGCGCTACGGCCTGAACGCGATCGCCGGCAGCGTCGACGTGCTGACCCGCAGCGGCGGCAACGACGGCCGCGCCAGCGTCACCGTCGGCAGCTTCGGCACCCGCGAGGTGCAGGCGACGCAGGGCATCGAGCGCGGCGCCTGGAGCCAGAACTACTTCGCCGCCTGGCGCGACAGCGACGGCTACCGCGACCACGCCGACGCGCGCAAGCATGCGTTCGCCGGCAAGTGGTTCTACACCGATCCGGACGGGCGCTGGCGTGCCGGACTCAGCGCGCGCGACTACCGCAACACGGCGCTGGAGGCGGGGTATCTGGACTACGCCACCGCGCAGCGCGCGCCACGCAGTTCGCCCGACTACGCGCGCGACGACCGCAGCCAGCGCCACACCACGCAGGTGTCGCTGCACCTGGACGCGCGCCTGGCCGAGACCGTGCAGGGCAGCGCCAAGGCGTACCGGAACCGCTACGACAACCAGCGCTGGGTGCGCTTCACCGCGGCCGGTGCGCAGCAGGAGCGCGACACCGACGAGCGCCAGCGCGGCGTGCTGGCCAGGCTCAGCTGGCGCCCGGCGCTGGCCCGTGCCGACGCCTTCGCGCTGGAGGGCGGGGTCGACGCGCAGTGGCAGGACAACCTCTCGCAGCGTTATCGCACGGTGGCACGCGTGCGCACCGCGCCGTTGCGCGACTGGGACTTCGATCTGCATACCGAAGGGGCCTACGTGCAGGCGGTGCTGCGCCCGACCGAACGCCTGCAACTGGTGCCGGGCTATCGGGTGGATCGCGTCAGCGGGCAGTTCCGCGACGTCGCCAGCGGCGCGCGCTATCCGACCTACGCCTACGGCACGATCCGCCAACCCAAGTTCAGCGCGGTGTACGCGCTCACTGGGCAGGCCAGCCTGTACGCCAACATCGGCCGCACGTTCCAGATCGGCAGCGGCAACGGCGCCTACCGTACCCAGGCGCGCAACCTGGCACCGTCCTACAACGATGGCTGGGAGACCGGCCTGAAGTTCGCCGGTGCGCAGCAGCGCTGGGACGCACGCGTGGCCTACTGGGAGCAGCGCGCCTCCGACGAAGTGGCCACCATCCTGGGCGTGAACGGCAGCGTCGGCACCGGCGAGGTCGGTAACGTCGGCAAGACCCTGCGCCGCGGCTGGGATGCGCAACTGAACCTGCGTCCGGACGAGCGCTGGACGCTGTGGCTGGCGTATTCGCGGCAGCGCGCGGTCATCGTCACCCCCGACCCGAGCGCGCCGGCCACACGCGGCAAGGAAATCGAGAACGTGCCGCACTACCTGGCCAACGCCGGCATCGACTGGCAGGCCACGCCGCGGCTGACACTGTCGGCCTGGGGCAACGCACAGGGCGATTACTACGTGGAGCGCAGCAACACCCTCGGCCGCTACGGCGGCTACGCGCTGGCCAATCTCGGCGCGACCTGGCGCTGGCGTGCGCAGCGCGAAGTGTCGCTGCAACTGAAGAACCTGACCGACCGGCACTACGTCTACGCCTGGTACGACAGCGGGTCCTCCGGCTACTCGCCCGGCGACGGCCGCGCGCTGTATGCCACGCTGAGCTGGGGCTGGTGA